A region of the Fulvia fulva chromosome 7, complete sequence genome:
ATCACGAAATGCGGTCGCATCGCCAACGACGAATTCGACTATTCGAAAGAGTGGGTGCGACACAGCGTACAGCGCAGTCTTCAGCGACTACAGACACCATACCTCGATTTGGTCTATTGTCATGACGTGGAGTTTGTCACAGAAGACGAGGTTATGGAAGCGATACGCGAGCTACGGAGAATACGAGACGAGGAAGGGACGATCAAATACGTTGGTATCTCTGGGTACCCGGTGCCAGTGCTGTGCTCGCTCGCGACTCGAGTTCTGCGCGAGACGGGCGAGCCACTCGATGCGGTAATGTCGTATGCGAACTACACGCTGCAGAATCAACTGCTTGCATCTACGGGCATCAAGCAATTGAAAGAGGCAGGCGTGGACGTTGTGCCCAACGCCTCCCCACTCGGCATGGGACTCCTGCGACGAGGCGGCGTACCTGTCGGTAGTATGGGCAATTGGCATCCAGCCAGCAACGGCCTCCGCGCAGCCGTCAAACGCGCCAGCGACTTCTGCGACCGCCACGACGAGAAGCTCGAAGTCATCGCCATCCGCTACGCCCTCGAGCAGTGGCTCAAGATCGGCGCATCAGTAGGCTCACGCGGCGACCCTGCCTCTGGCATTCCCTGGAAGCGCGAGTCCAATGCGCAAGTCGGCGGCGACAGACTGGGTGTGAGTGTTATAGGCGTGAGCAAAGCCGGCGAACTCGAAAAGACGATGCAAGTCTGGCGCAGTATCCTCGACGGCCTCGAGAACGGTGCAGAGACAGCACGTCTCGCAGGTCGGTGGAAGCGCGACCACGAGTGGAGTCTCAACCGTCAGAGAGCTGTGCAGATTCTCGCCGATGGGATTCAAGAGCATTTGGATGAGTACCTCGATTATACGTGGGCGAGTGGGAACGATGCGGGCACTCGAGGTGCTGCAGAGGGCTGGACGCCTTTTGTGAACAAGCGTGCGAAGTCGAAGCAGGCGGCGGGAAATGGTACCCAGTCCGAAGATGCGCCTCCGCCATGGTTGACCCCTGCGCAAAGTCCGCAACCCAATCATGAGCCCGATGAGATACC
Encoded here:
- a CDS encoding D-arabinose 1-dehydrogenase, which gives rise to MASDEQKVLLSSVLPPLIFGTATFNYQYNPDPYELDPPGLVKTALEHGIRAFDTSPYYGPSEDILGAALDTDFVHENFPRNDFFLITKCGRIANDEFDYSKEWVRHSVQRSLQRLQTPYLDLVYCHDVEFVTEDEVMEAIRELRRIRDEEGTIKYVGISGYPVPVLCSLATRVLRETGEPLDAVMSYANYTLQNQLLASTGIKQLKEAGVDVVPNASPLGMGLLRRGGVPVGSMGNWHPASNGLRAAVKRASDFCDRHDEKLEVIAIRYALEQWLKIGASVGSRGDPASGIPWKRESNAQVGGDRLGVSVIGVSKAGELEKTMQVWRSILDGLENGAETARLAGRWKRDHEWSLNRQRAVQILADGIQEHLDEYLDYTWASGNDAGTRGAAEGWTPFVNKRAKSKQAAGNGTQSEDAPPPWLTPAQSPQPNHEPDEIPPTLPLR